One genomic window of Gossypium hirsutum isolate 1008001.06 chromosome D11, Gossypium_hirsutum_v2.1, whole genome shotgun sequence includes the following:
- the LOC107961893 gene encoding NAC transcription factor 47 — translation MNMKHPQSSLPPGFRFHPTDEELILHYLKKKITSSPFPVSIIADVDIYKFDPWDLPDKAAFGEKEWYFFSPRDRKYPNGARPNRAAASGYWKATGTDKVIVTSSMADRRGEVQENIGVKKALVFYKGRPPKGMKTNWIMHEYRLADNPNSNFNNRPLKSKDSSMRLDDWVLCRIYKKSNALSSTTAIGAATSDQDLEEEEAEQFIKDALLPAAIKSPPTTNALLPQKSCSFSNLLDAMDYSMLSSFLADNQCNGSGYDPTSFTCEQPLVNNYTIGNNSSSSSSMMVQKLPQLSPSVPNMENKLKRQYSSIDEDHPSKKLNSSCSYSNSSSQSDMTHYTFLNQSLFNQSLLLSPHVQFQG, via the exons atgaaCATGAAGCATCCACAATCAAGTTTGCCTCCAGGGTTTAGGTTCCACCCTACAGACGAGGAACTCATCCTTCATTATCTAAAGAAGAAAATCACTTCCTCTCCTTTCCCTGTTTCCATCATCGCCGACGTTGATATTTACAAGTTTGATCCCTGGGATTTACCAG ATAAAGCTGCGTTTGGTGAGAAAGAATGGTACTTTTTCAGTCCTAGAGATCGTAAGTACCCTAACGGTGCAAGGCCGAACAGGGCAGCAGCCTCCGGCTACTGGAAAGCAACCGGCACGGATAAGGTTATAGTTACCTCTTCAATGGCAGATAGAAGAGGAGAAGTGCAAGAGAATATTGGTGTGAAGAAAGCTCTGGTTTTTTACAAAGGAAGGCCTCCTAAGGGGATGAAGACCAATTGGATCATGCATGAATATCGACTTGCAGATAACCCTAATTCCAACTTCAACAATAGACCACTCAAGTCCAAAGATTCCTCCATGAGG ctaGATGATTGGGTTCTTTGCCGGATCTACAAGAAATCCAATGCTTTATCTTCAACAACAGCAATAGGAGCAGCAACAAGTGATCAAGATTTAGAGGAAGAAGAAGCAGAACAGTTCATTAAAGATGCCCTTTTACCAGCAGCAATTAAAAGCCCTCCAACCACCAATGCCCTTCTGCCTCAGAAATCTTGTTCCTTCTCCAACCTGTTAGACGCCATGGATTACTCAATGCTCAGTAGTTTCCTGGCAGACAACCAGTGCAATGGATCCGGATATGATCCCACTTCATTCACCTGTGAGCAGCCACTAGTGAATAACTACACCATTGGaaacaacagcagcagcagcagcagcatgATGGTGCAAAAGCTTCCCCAGTTGAGCCCTTCGGTTCCAAACATGGAAAACAAGCTCAAGCGCCAATACTCAAGCATTGATGAGGATCACCCATCAAAGAAACTTAACAGTTCTTGCAGTTACAGTAACAGCAGCAGCCAATCTGATATGACTCACTACACCTTTCTAAACCAGTCATTGTTCAACCAGAGTTTACTCCTAAGTCCTCACGTTCAGTTCCaaggataa